Proteins from a genomic interval of Cervus elaphus chromosome 13, mCerEla1.1, whole genome shotgun sequence:
- the SYNE3 gene encoding nesprin-3 isoform X3, whose product MTQQPQEGFDRSVEDARRWMTAVQERLQINDNTQGPRTALEARLRETEKICQLEPEGRVKVDVVLQAAEALLACCHEDQKTEILAQLRDIKAQWEETVTYMTHCHSRIEWVWLHWSEYLRARDEFYRWFQKMTVALAPPVELQPSLKEKQWQLDHAQVLLHNADHQAVLLDRLLEEAASLFNRIGDPSVDDAAQQRMKAEYDAVKAKAQDRVDLLEQVTREHECFQASVDEFQLWLKAVVERVHGCMGRKCRLSTQDRLSALQGIANDFPKGEESLKRLQQQAMGVIQNTSPLGAEKITRDLEEMRDVLEKLRGLWEEEEGRLRDLVKSKGACEQQRGQLEAELAEFKKDLQRLAEEGLGTTAKAATEDELVARWRLNSATRVALAAEEPRVDRLQAQLKELLVSPQDPQPLSDSVVAAIQEYQRMKAKSSRLRNAAATELWQRFQRHLQDLQLWRELAQRLLDVTASLPDPPSIHTFLPQIEAALMESSRLKEQLTMLQLKKDLLGSIFGPERATALLEQVATSVRDRDLLHNRLLQRKSKLQSLLAQHKDFGATFEPLQKKLSDLQIRVQAENGLRRDLPEKQAQLLRLQGLQEEGMDLGSQVEAMRPVFQGNPNHQHKMDQLSADHQALQRSLEDLLEGRQQSLREHCTFNHELLKLRQWISVITQKLEAHCGDTAPWDAQSREAEVERLLAEFPEKEAQLPVMEALGRLVMEASSLEGAAVVQGELEELTESWKALRQLEESLLSLIRNQQLQRTTEVDSGKKMIFTNNIPKTGFLILPTDLTSRHRRQAGLLREEGGSLEGHSQSLRNFEHWLQEENSKLVRIIAMKTATAEDLRTRETKLQVGPPQPFGRCT is encoded by the exons AAAATATGCCAGCTGGAGCCAGAGGGCCGCGTGAAGGTGGATGTGGTGCTGCAGGCGGCCGAAGCCCTTCTGGCATGCTGCCACGAGGACCAGAAGACCGAGATCCTGGCTCAGCTGAGAGACATCAAGGCCCAGTGGGAGGAGACGGTCACCTACATGACCCACTGTCACAG CCGGATCGAGTGGGTGTGGCTGCACTGGAGCGAGTACCTGCGGGCCCGGGATGAGTTCTACCGCTGGTTCCAGAAGATGACGGTGGCACTCGCGCCCCCCGTGGAGCTGCAGCCCAGCTTGAAGGAGAAGCAGTGGCAGCTGGACCACGCCCAGGTACTGCTGCACAACGCGGATCACCAGGCCGTGCTCCTGGACCGGCTCCTGGAGGAGGCGGCCTCCCTGTTCAACAGGATCGGGGACCCCAGCGTGGACGACGCCGCCCAGCAGCGGATGAAGGCTGAGTATGACGCAGTGAAGGCCAAAGCCCAG GACAGAGTGGACCTGCTGGAGCAGGTGACCCGGGAGCATGAGTGTTTCCAGGCGAGCGTGGACGAGTTCCAGCTGTGGCTGAAGGCGGTGGTGGAGCGGGTGCACGGCTGCATGGGGCGCAAGTGCCGGCTGAGCACCCAGGACCGTCTCTCGGCGCTGCAG GGCATTGCCAATGATTTTCCTAAGGGTGAGGAATCCTTGAAGAGGTTGCAGCAGCAGGCCATGGGGGTCATCCAGAACACCTCTCCTCTGGGTGCGGAGAAGATCACCAGAGACCTAGAAGAGATGCGGGACGTTCTGGAGAAGCTGcgtgggctctgggaggaggaggagggcaggttGCGGGACCTGGTCAAGTCCAAGGGAGCCTGCGAGCAGCAGAGGGGGCAGCTGGAAGCCGAGCTGGCAGAGTTCAAGAAGGACCTTCAGAGACTGGCGGAGGAGGGCCTGGGGACCACGGCCAAGGCAGCGACCGAGGATGAGCTGGTGGCCCGCTGGAGACTCAACTCG GCGACCCGGGTGGCCCTGGCTGCCGAGGAACCGCGGGTGGACCGGCTGCAAGCCCAGCTGAAGGAGCTCCTCGTCTCCCCCCAGGACCCGCAGCCACTCTCGGACAGCGTGGTCGCGGCCATCCAGGAGTACCAGAG AATGAAGGCCAAGAGCAGCAGACTGCGCAACGCCGCGGCCACGGAGCTGTGGCAGCGTTTCCAGCGGCACCTCCAGGACCTGCAGCTGTGGAGGGAGCTGGCCCAGAGACTCCTGGATGTCACCGCCAGCCTGCCAGACCCGCCCTCCATCCACACCTTCCTGCCGCAGATCGAG GCGGCCCTGATGGAGAGCTCCCGCCTGAAGGAGCAGCTGAcgatgctgcagctgaagaaaGACCTGCTGGGCAGCATCTTCGGCCCAGAGAGAGCCACAGCCCTGCTGGAGCAGGTGGCGACTTCCGTGAGGGACAGAGACTTGCTGCACAACCGCCTTCTGCAGAGGAAGAGCAAACTGCAG AGCTTACTCGCTCAGCACAAAGATTTCGGGGCGACTTTCGAGCCTTTGCAGAAAAAGCTCTCAGACCTCCAAATCCGGGTCCAAGCCGAGAATGGGCTTCGGCGGGACCTTCCTGAGAAACAGGCCCAGCTTCTGAGGTTGCAG GGTTTGCAGGAGGAGGGGATGGACCTGGGGTCTCAGGTGGAGGCCATGAGACCCGTCTTCCAGGGGAACCCTAACCACCAGCACAAAATGGACCAGCTTTCCGCCGACCACCAGGCCCTGCAGAGGTCTCTGGAG GACCTCCTGGAAGGACGCCAGCAGAGCCTGAGGGAACATTGCACCTTCAACCACGAGCTGCTGAAGCTGCGGCAGTGGATCTCTGTGATTACACAGAAGCTGGAGGCCCACTGTGGGGACACGGCCCCATGGGATGCCCAGTCCCGGGAGGCTGAGGTTGAG AGGCTGCTGGCTGAATTCCCGGAGAAGGAAGCCCAGTTGCCCGTGATGGAAGCACTCGGCCGGCTGGTGATGGAGGCGTCTTCTCTGGAGGGGGCTGCTGTGGTCCAGGGGGAGCTGGAGGAGCTGACCGAGTCATGGAAGGCCTTGAGGCAGCTGGAGGAGAGCCTGCTGAG CCTGATCAGAAACCAGCAGCTGCAGAGGACGACGGAAGTGGATTCAGGGAAGAAAATGATTTTCACCAACAACATCCCAAAGACTGGATTTCTCATCCTCCCCACAGATCTTACTTCCCGGCATCGCCGTCAG GCAGGTCTGCTCCGGGAGGAAGGAGGCAGCCTGGAGGGTCACTCCCAGTCCCTGAGGAACTTTGAGCACTGGTTGCAGGAGGAAAATTCCAAGCTGGTTAGAATCATCGCCATGAAAACTGCCACTGCTGAGGACTTGAGGACCAGAGAAACAAAGCTACAG GTGGGGCCTCCTCAGCCATTTGGAAGGTGCACGTGA